In Lascolabacillus massiliensis, a single genomic region encodes these proteins:
- a CDS encoding ABC transporter ATP-binding protein: MEIAARLTEAGKEYKTGESTIVALQPTTTEFRTGEITLLVGPSGSGKTTLLSLLGSVIYPTMGKVWVGDTCVNDLSEKELAKLRLKHIGFVFQGFNLLAPLNALENVMEPLLLQGVSRKEAKRRAMKLIRQFGMEDRIYNLPRNLSGGQQQRIAIARSLITDPKLILCDEPTASLDHKSAKMVMEMLSQLSLDNRAVIVVTHDVRLKKYADRTIYVSEGRISETAIEDEF, from the coding sequence ATGGAAATAGCTGCACGACTAACAGAAGCCGGGAAGGAATATAAAACCGGAGAATCTACAATTGTAGCACTACAACCTACAACTACCGAATTCAGAACAGGTGAGATTACATTACTGGTTGGTCCGTCAGGATCAGGTAAAACAACACTTTTATCGCTACTTGGATCTGTAATTTATCCTACCATGGGTAAAGTATGGGTTGGGGACACATGTGTTAATGATCTTTCAGAAAAGGAACTTGCTAAACTGCGATTGAAACATATAGGATTTGTCTTTCAGGGTTTCAATCTTCTGGCTCCGCTTAATGCACTGGAGAATGTGATGGAGCCCCTGTTGCTGCAGGGTGTGAGTCGGAAAGAAGCAAAGAGAAGAGCCATGAAACTTATCAGACAGTTTGGGATGGAAGACAGGATCTATAATCTCCCAAGAAACCTGAGTGGAGGACAACAACAGAGAATAGCTATAGCCAGGTCATTAATAACTGATCCTAAGTTAATACTGTGTGATGAGCCAACAGCATCTCTTGATCATAAAAGTGCCAAGATGGTAATGGAAATGTTAAGTCAGCTCTCACTTGACAACCGTGCAGTTATTGTAGTAACCCATGATGTCAGACTTAAAAAATATGCTGACAGAACCATATATGTTTCAGAAGGCAGAATTAGCGAAACGGCTATTGAGGACGAGTTTTAA
- a CDS encoding HlyD family secretion protein: MYRKIAFFLSVLILASCGSKQENSETEATSIIPVNVVGVGKIVPQGGVIELAAPAAGIVMEINAKPSEKVSRGDLILTLYNSDEELALKEADSRIRTQEMSIESAKITIDQERIAYSDLTRQLNDAKELLSAGATTGENVRRLQSEFDQKTERLKILENDYNLKKSQLNEIRVQRASKANELDKTLFRAPLDGTLLDITPREGEAVSMHQQYGRLSPDKPLVVIVEIDELFADRLDIGQTCYINLHGDSELAATGKINRISPDLKKKSLFSDSGTDLEDRRIREIEVSLDEINKTLFIESKVECRVQLN; encoded by the coding sequence ATGTACAGAAAAATAGCATTTTTTTTATCTGTTTTAATTTTAGCTTCCTGTGGCAGTAAACAGGAAAATAGCGAAACCGAGGCTACCTCAATTATTCCAGTGAATGTTGTAGGTGTAGGTAAGATCGTACCACAGGGAGGTGTGATTGAACTGGCTGCACCAGCAGCAGGTATAGTGATGGAAATAAATGCCAAGCCTAGTGAGAAGGTAAGTCGAGGTGATCTAATACTTACTCTTTACAATAGTGACGAGGAGCTTGCATTAAAAGAAGCGGATTCACGTATCAGAACACAAGAGATGTCTATTGAATCAGCAAAAATCACTATTGACCAGGAGCGTATTGCATACAGCGATCTGACCCGACAGTTGAATGATGCAAAAGAGTTACTTAGTGCAGGAGCTACAACAGGTGAAAATGTGAGAAGATTGCAGAGTGAGTTCGATCAAAAAACAGAACGATTGAAAATACTTGAGAATGACTACAACCTAAAGAAATCTCAACTCAATGAGATAAGAGTACAACGTGCCTCTAAAGCTAATGAACTGGATAAAACACTATTCCGTGCACCCTTGGATGGAACTTTGCTGGATATAACACCAAGAGAAGGAGAGGCGGTAAGTATGCATCAGCAATATGGACGTCTTTCACCTGATAAACCATTGGTTGTTATTGTGGAAATTGATGAGCTTTTTGCTGACAGACTTGATATAGGACAAACATGCTATATTAACCTGCATGGCGATTCGGAACTGGCTGCAACAGGTAAAATAAACAGAATCTCTCCCGACTTAAAAAAGAAATCACTATTCTCAGATAGTGGAACAGATCTGGAGGATCGTCGTATTCGTGAAATAGAAGTATCCCTCGATGAGATAAATAAAACACTTTTTATTGAGTCAAAGGTAGAGTGCAGGGTACAACTAAACTAA
- a CDS encoding DUF2200 domain-containing protein produces the protein MQVTPEHNEKIAKITFASVYPHYIAKIEKKGRTKEELLQVIKWLTDYNESQLLEFIENKTTLREFFENATLNPNAELITGVICGYRIENIDNPITRQIRYLDKLVDELAKGKSMDKILRNQSK, from the coding sequence ATGCAAGTTACACCTGAACATAACGAGAAGATTGCAAAAATCACTTTTGCATCAGTATATCCACACTATATTGCCAAAATAGAGAAAAAGGGAAGAACCAAAGAAGAGCTTCTGCAGGTAATTAAATGGCTTACCGATTATAACGAGAGTCAACTTCTGGAATTTATTGAAAATAAGACAACATTAAGAGAGTTTTTTGAAAACGCCACTCTCAATCCAAATGCCGAACTGATTACAGGAGTCATTTGCGGTTACAGAATAGAGAATATTGATAATCCAATAACAAGACAGATCAGATATTTAGATAAATTGGTTGATGAGTTGGCTAAAGGAAAAAGTATGGATAAAATATTAAGAAATCAGTCAAAATGA